A region of Mammaliicoccus sp. Dog046 DNA encodes the following proteins:
- a CDS encoding AAA family ATPase: MTKIILILAGPPGTGKTYMANQIMSQDKEWKLLSYDDIKENCFDTLGFSNLEEKKELGLKAWDEYYNQLEDEFEKSTKVIIDYPFSYKQENTLKTIINKYGFNPITITLKGDIYELYKRQRERDLSEDRHVGHILTSYYKESLVKEPDDLDDFKTFKERCDKRKYDQFFIGENKQVDVSKFENIDIQEIIEWVNKTITQIDNKR, from the coding sequence ATGACGAAAATCATTTTAATCTTGGCAGGTCCCCCAGGTACTGGGAAAACTTATATGGCAAATCAAATTATGTCACAAGATAAAGAATGGAAACTATTGTCCTATGACGATATTAAAGAAAATTGCTTTGATACATTAGGGTTTAGCAACTTAGAAGAGAAAAAAGAATTAGGACTCAAAGCTTGGGATGAGTATTACAATCAACTAGAAGATGAATTTGAAAAATCAACTAAAGTAATTATTGATTATCCATTTAGTTATAAACAAGAAAATACATTAAAAACAATAATAAATAAATACGGATTTAATCCAATTACCATTACTTTAAAAGGTGATATTTATGAGTTATATAAAAGGCAACGAGAACGTGACTTAAGTGAAGATAGACATGTTGGACATATACTAACTTCTTATTATAAGGAAAGTTTAGTAAAAGAACCCGATGATTTAGATGATTTTAAAACATTTAAAGAACGATGTGATAAAAGAAAATACGATCAATTTTTTATTGGGGAAAATAAGCAGGTAGATGTTTCGAAATTTGAAAACATAGATATTCAAGAAATAATAGAGTGGGTAAATAAAACGATAACTCAGATTGATAATAAAAGATGA
- a CDS encoding class II fructose-bisphosphate aldolase, translated as MYINLKEATEKAERLNCTIGAFNAHNLEMLPSMIEAAKEAGSPIIIQTSVDTAKYIGYRTLVNVTKSIAESEMVDVVLHLDHAKDFNDIKSAIDAGYSSVMFDGSSLPLKENIMKTKAVVDYAHKNGVSVEGELGIIGGTEEGITIDGSEVRYTDPKDAKYFAETTNVDALAVAIGTNHGQFKSKTDVNIPLLAEINSIVNTPLVVHGGTGVKEEDVPKLIDNGIRKFNVGTELLVTWTETAKKYFGETKVNKSLRHNIIPCNEAVKQIVSHKINLFMNKERVKV; from the coding sequence ATGTATATTAATTTGAAAGAAGCTACAGAAAAGGCAGAACGATTAAATTGTACGATTGGTGCATTTAACGCACATAATTTAGAAATGTTACCAAGTATGATTGAAGCTGCAAAAGAAGCAGGAAGTCCAATCATTATTCAAACCAGCGTAGATACTGCGAAATATATAGGTTATAGAACTTTAGTCAATGTGACAAAAAGTATTGCCGAATCAGAAATGGTAGATGTCGTTTTACATCTGGATCACGCTAAAGATTTTAATGATATAAAATCAGCAATTGATGCTGGGTATTCATCAGTAATGTTTGATGGGTCGTCATTACCTTTAAAAGAAAATATTATGAAAACAAAAGCAGTTGTAGATTACGCGCACAAAAATGGTGTTTCAGTTGAAGGCGAATTAGGAATCATAGGAGGAACTGAAGAAGGGATTACGATAGATGGTTCAGAAGTAAGGTATACAGATCCAAAAGACGCAAAATACTTTGCTGAAACAACGAACGTAGATGCATTGGCAGTTGCTATCGGCACGAATCATGGTCAATTTAAATCTAAAACAGATGTTAATATCCCTTTATTAGCTGAAATTAACAGTATTGTAAACACGCCACTTGTTGTCCATGGCGGTACGGGCGTTAAAGAAGAAGACGTACCTAAGTTAATAGATAATGGCATCAGAAAATTTAATGTTGGTACAGAATTACTTGTAACTTGGACAGAAACTGCGAAAAAATACTTTGGAGAAACAAAGGTTAATAAGTCGTTAAGACACAATATCATTCCTTGTAATGAAGCGGTAAAACAAATCGTTTCACATAAAATTAATTTATTTATGAATAAAGAACGTGTTAAAGTATGA